One stretch of Haladaptatus sp. R4 DNA includes these proteins:
- a CDS encoding ABC transporter permease, whose translation MTRTTGTRTKLRQSYHVARADFLQRARSRRLLVVLAVIAYVGYLVNVGGIKLAYQIHRDGTMTAFHGEPTAAYIGLKAGLTGSVVLLFVGFYLMKNVLDRDRKYEVTRLVASTPISDRTYLVGKWLSNVALGVVIVVTLGLSTIANHAVNGVGPTNPISLLFPLFVFALPLCALVGAVSLLFETVDTLNGTFGNICYFLLVPMVLGTTLSPVGSTLPSELPLWTKGFDVMGYLAVYSLTAGALLAQQPMYDGGLPSVGTLEAQKTFFWNGGAWPHWVFPQRLGLVLLGLLVVFLSTVPFDRLSSTEPSSGGGWFPRLRVGVPTFGVPSRIRASIPVVGGTDSSTSPTGGQTVESVSLTPVESRGSGEIRQLAVAELRLALRGRRWWWYCGAALLVAIPLGSLLTAGVTQVPVDAFRTSVYPLAFVWPLLIWSEMGVRTVRHRMMPLVLASTNPIRQLVAEWLAGVLVAVAVGSGMLVVFVVTGRTALLAGFASGVLLPPSLASAAGGWSRTSTLFELSYLALWYVGPLNGGSLLDFIGVTTDSVAMGVPFAFIGVSAVLFGLALFRRKLEIE comes from the coding sequence ATGACACGAACGACCGGGACGCGGACGAAGCTACGACAGTCCTACCACGTCGCGCGGGCCGATTTCCTTCAGCGAGCACGCTCACGTCGCCTACTGGTCGTGTTGGCCGTGATCGCGTACGTCGGATACCTGGTCAACGTGGGGGGAATCAAGCTCGCGTACCAGATACACCGCGACGGGACGATGACGGCTTTCCACGGGGAGCCGACGGCAGCGTACATCGGGTTGAAAGCAGGGCTGACAGGATCAGTGGTGCTGTTGTTCGTCGGATTTTATCTGATGAAGAACGTGCTCGACCGCGACCGAAAGTACGAGGTTACACGGCTGGTCGCGAGCACCCCAATTTCGGACCGAACGTATCTCGTCGGAAAGTGGCTGAGTAACGTCGCGCTCGGCGTCGTCATCGTCGTGACGCTCGGGTTGTCCACCATCGCAAACCACGCGGTCAACGGCGTCGGTCCGACGAACCCGATTTCGCTCCTGTTCCCGCTGTTCGTCTTCGCGCTTCCCCTCTGTGCGCTCGTCGGGGCAGTTTCGCTCCTCTTCGAAACCGTCGATACGTTGAACGGCACGTTCGGAAACATCTGCTATTTTTTGCTCGTTCCGATGGTGTTGGGAACGACACTCTCGCCGGTCGGGAGCACGCTGCCGAGCGAACTCCCCCTCTGGACGAAAGGGTTCGACGTCATGGGCTATCTCGCAGTGTACTCGCTGACGGCGGGCGCGCTGCTCGCCCAACAACCGATGTACGACGGGGGTCTTCCGTCGGTCGGCACGCTCGAAGCACAGAAGACGTTCTTTTGGAACGGCGGAGCGTGGCCACATTGGGTGTTCCCACAACGTCTCGGATTGGTGCTTCTCGGACTTCTCGTGGTCTTCCTTTCGACCGTTCCGTTCGACCGCTTGTCATCGACCGAACCATCGAGTGGCGGGGGGTGGTTCCCACGGCTCCGCGTTGGCGTGCCGACGTTCGGCGTGCCGTCTCGAATACGGGCTTCGATACCCGTCGTCGGCGGAACCGATAGTTCGACATCTCCGACCGGAGGGCAGACGGTCGAATCGGTATCCCTGACCCCCGTCGAGAGTCGGGGTTCCGGTGAAATCCGTCAACTGGCCGTCGCCGAGTTGCGGCTCGCGCTTCGGGGACGACGGTGGTGGTGGTACTGTGGGGCCGCCCTCCTGGTCGCGATTCCGCTCGGCAGCCTTCTGACTGCCGGTGTCACGCAGGTCCCGGTCGATGCCTTCCGCACGTCGGTGTACCCGTTGGCGTTCGTCTGGCCGCTGTTGATCTGGTCCGAGATGGGGGTCCGAACGGTTCGCCATCGGATGATGCCGCTGGTACTCGCTTCGACGAATCCGATTCGACAACTCGTCGCGGAGTGGCTCGCCGGCGTCCTCGTCGCGGTTGCCGTCGGGAGCGGCATGCTCGTGGTGTTCGTCGTTACCGGACGAACCGCGTTACTGGCCGGATTCGCGAGTGGCGTGCTGCTCCCCCCCTCGTTGGCGAGCGCGGCCGGAGGTTGGAGTCGGACGTCCACTCTGTTCGAGCTCTCGTATCTGGCGCTCTGGTACGTCGGCCCGCTCAACGGCGGTTCCCTCCTCGACTTCATCGGTGTGACCACGGACAGCGTTGCGATGGGTGTGCCGTTCGCCTTCATCGGAGTTAGCGCCGTCCTCTTCGGACTTGCGTTGTTCCGCCGGAAGCTGGAAATCGAATAG
- the ddh gene encoding D-2-hydroxyacid dehydrogenase, whose product MEISHLGVHESVRAIFPPAQLRDALSSVDPTVVVVGDDPDELADCDALVTFAYRDSFVDADLEWIHSVQAGYDRFPLDEFEDAGIILTNSTGIHGTSVGETVLGTMLQLARHLHVYTRQQVDHEWSRPDWDEPFTLQGESLCVVGLGTLGQGIAKRADAIGMHVTGVRRSAESVPHVRTVYADDHLHEAISNARFVALATPLTAETEGLMGEAEFDAMRDDAYFINVARGPCADQDALVAALQDGGIAGGALDVFEEEPLPEDSPLWDMDDVIITPHASAMEVDYYDHIAELVRENVQHIDADEQLTNRVV is encoded by the coding sequence ATGGAGATATCTCACCTCGGTGTCCACGAGTCCGTTCGCGCCATCTTCCCTCCCGCACAGTTGCGGGATGCGCTTTCGTCCGTCGACCCGACGGTCGTCGTCGTGGGCGACGACCCGGACGAGTTGGCAGACTGCGACGCGCTCGTCACCTTCGCGTACCGTGATTCGTTTGTCGATGCCGACCTCGAATGGATCCACTCGGTTCAGGCCGGATACGACCGCTTCCCGCTGGACGAGTTCGAGGACGCGGGGATCATTCTGACGAACAGCACGGGGATTCACGGCACCAGCGTCGGGGAGACCGTGTTGGGGACGATGCTCCAACTCGCCCGCCACCTGCACGTCTACACCCGCCAGCAGGTCGACCACGAGTGGAGTCGCCCGGACTGGGACGAACCGTTCACGCTGCAGGGCGAATCGCTCTGCGTGGTGGGTCTCGGCACGCTCGGACAGGGAATCGCCAAACGGGCCGACGCTATCGGTATGCACGTCACCGGCGTCCGCCGCTCGGCCGAGTCGGTTCCCCACGTCCGGACCGTCTACGCGGACGACCACCTCCACGAGGCCATCTCGAACGCCCGCTTCGTCGCGCTGGCTACCCCGCTCACCGCCGAGACGGAAGGGTTGATGGGCGAAGCGGAGTTCGACGCCATGCGGGACGACGCCTACTTCATCAACGTCGCCCGTGGACCCTGCGCCGATCAGGATGCCTTGGTTGCCGCCCTGCAAGACGGGGGCATCGCCGGTGGCGCACTCGACGTGTTCGAGGAGGAGCCGTTGCCCGAGGACTCGCCGCTCTGGGACATGGACGACGTCATCATCACGCCGCACGCCTCCGCGATGGAGGTGGATTACTACGATCACATCGCGGAACTGGTCCGGGAGAACGTCCAGCACATCGACGCCGACGAACAACTCACGAACCGCGTCGTCTGA
- a CDS encoding M20 family metallopeptidase produces the protein MDELVELTRDLVSIPSHEDETAAGDRIEEWLRSETDADVTRDGKGNVIARRATGSQTQSGGTTDDGTTDTSLAFVGHHDVVPPDDSQTDGGDYVVEERDGRLYGRGAADMKGSVAASMLAFRDADPTCDLVFASFVGEEIGGTGARYAIDHDFAPDCAIIAEGSTNYSKADVTDVVVAHRGRRASTITAHGTAAHASEPEAGENAIYRATDAVDIVRDCSVPTVSVLGNELSGSVVATEIEGGSAWNVIPATCDVTIDERTVPGERAALEAVEEIDGVEWSVEQDLPPMECDDADFADTVLAAAEDAQDSDPEQVTKPHATDAGWLAQAGVTCVVCGASEPGEAHTKNESVGIDVLERCYRIYLNTAERL, from the coding sequence ATGGACGAACTGGTCGAGTTGACCCGCGACCTCGTCTCGATTCCGAGTCACGAGGACGAGACGGCGGCGGGGGACCGTATCGAGGAATGGCTCCGGTCGGAGACGGACGCCGACGTCACCCGCGACGGAAAAGGAAACGTGATCGCTCGAAGAGCGACTGGCTCCCAGACGCAGTCCGGCGGAACGACGGACGACGGAACGACCGATACGTCCCTCGCGTTCGTCGGCCACCACGACGTCGTTCCGCCGGACGACTCCCAGACCGACGGCGGCGACTACGTGGTCGAAGAGCGCGATGGACGCCTGTACGGGCGCGGCGCGGCGGACATGAAAGGTTCCGTCGCCGCCTCGATGCTCGCGTTCCGCGACGCCGACCCGACCTGCGACCTCGTCTTCGCAAGCTTCGTCGGCGAGGAAATCGGCGGGACCGGTGCACGCTACGCCATCGACCACGACTTCGCGCCGGACTGTGCTATCATCGCCGAAGGCTCCACGAACTATTCGAAAGCGGACGTCACGGACGTCGTCGTCGCCCACCGGGGCCGTCGGGCGAGCACCATCACGGCACACGGAACGGCCGCCCACGCCAGCGAACCCGAAGCGGGCGAAAACGCGATTTACCGCGCCACCGACGCCGTGGACATCGTGCGCGACTGTTCGGTTCCTACCGTCTCCGTCCTCGGGAACGAACTCTCGGGGAGCGTCGTCGCCACCGAAATCGAGGGCGGTAGCGCGTGGAACGTCATTCCCGCGACCTGTGACGTCACCATCGACGAGCGCACCGTCCCCGGCGAACGCGCCGCCCTCGAAGCGGTCGAGGAAATCGACGGCGTCGAGTGGTCCGTCGAACAGGACTTGCCACCGATGGAGTGCGACGACGCCGACTTCGCCGACACGGTGCTCGCGGCGGCGGAAGACGCACAGGACAGCGACCCCGAACAGGTGACGAAACCCCACGCCACGGACGCGGGCTGGTTGGCACAAGCGGGCGTGACGTGCGTGGTCTGCGGTGCCTCCGAACCCGGTGAAGCCCACACGAAGAACGAGAGCGTCGGCATCGACGTGCTGGAGCGCTGTTACCGAATCTACCTGAACACCGCCGAGCGACTGTAG
- a CDS encoding PINc/VapC family ATPase has protein sequence MNVVPDTSAVVDGRVSQKVGDGDFAGATVLIPEAVVSELESQANKGEESGWDGLSELQRLADFADAGDIDLDYVGVRPGPEEQGYAHRGEIDALIRELAEEHDATFVTSDLVQSEVAKAKGLDVEYIAPKTEDVGRLSIEDFFDEQTMSVHLRSRMPPMAKRGEIGDMHYQKIRDDPSTDEDLKEYAQEIIQSAKQSNEGFIEIDEPGMTIVQFRDYRIAIAEPPFADAWEITAVRPIVKTSLDDYEHADELRGRLLERQRGVLISGAPGAGKSTFAQAVAEFLADNDFAVKTMEKPRDLQVGPEVTQYTELAGEMEKTADSLLMVRPDYTIYDEVRKTNDFEVFADMRLAGVGMVGVVHATRPIDALQRLIGRVELGMIPQIVDTVVYIEAGQIEKVYDVRTEVKVPAGMTEEDLARPVILVEEFETGTPEYEIYTFNRQVVTVPLEDGDEKETGVSRLARQEIEREIQSVSRGHVDVDLQGQNKAVVYVDENDISYVIGKGGGRIDDIENRLGIDIDVRTHDEKPSSVGTTAVAPKGNVVTPEITSRHVIIPLDGHAGETVEVQADGEYLFTATVGRGGDIQVSRGSAIAEELEYAIDRERQITVVSA, from the coding sequence ATGAACGTAGTGCCGGATACGAGCGCCGTCGTCGATGGCCGAGTTTCCCAGAAAGTCGGTGACGGTGACTTTGCCGGGGCGACGGTTCTCATCCCCGAAGCCGTCGTTAGCGAACTCGAATCGCAGGCGAACAAAGGAGAGGAGAGCGGATGGGACGGTCTGTCGGAACTGCAGCGACTCGCGGACTTCGCGGACGCGGGCGACATCGACCTCGATTACGTCGGGGTGCGCCCCGGACCCGAAGAGCAGGGGTACGCCCACCGCGGCGAGATAGACGCACTCATCCGCGAACTGGCCGAGGAACACGACGCCACCTTCGTCACGAGCGACCTCGTGCAGAGCGAGGTGGCGAAGGCCAAGGGGTTGGACGTGGAGTACATCGCGCCGAAGACCGAGGACGTCGGCCGACTCAGTATCGAGGATTTCTTCGACGAGCAGACGATGAGCGTCCACCTCCGGTCGCGGATGCCGCCGATGGCCAAGCGCGGCGAGATCGGCGACATGCACTATCAGAAGATCCGCGACGACCCCTCGACCGACGAGGATCTCAAGGAGTACGCACAGGAGATCATCCAGAGCGCGAAACAGAGCAACGAGGGCTTCATCGAGATCGACGAACCGGGCATGACCATCGTCCAGTTCCGCGACTACCGTATCGCCATCGCGGAACCGCCGTTCGCTGACGCGTGGGAGATCACGGCGGTCCGACCCATCGTCAAGACCTCGCTGGACGACTACGAGCACGCGGACGAACTCCGCGGGCGACTCCTCGAACGCCAGCGCGGCGTTCTCATCTCCGGTGCGCCCGGTGCCGGGAAATCCACCTTCGCACAGGCCGTCGCGGAGTTCCTCGCGGACAACGACTTCGCCGTGAAGACGATGGAGAAACCCCGCGACCTGCAGGTCGGCCCGGAGGTCACCCAGTACACCGAACTGGCTGGCGAGATGGAGAAGACCGCCGACTCCCTGCTGATGGTGCGGCCGGACTACACCATCTACGACGAGGTGCGGAAGACGAACGACTTCGAGGTGTTCGCCGACATGCGTCTCGCGGGCGTCGGCATGGTCGGCGTCGTTCACGCCACTCGCCCCATCGACGCGCTCCAGCGACTCATCGGCCGGGTCGAACTCGGCATGATTCCGCAGATCGTGGACACCGTCGTCTACATCGAGGCCGGGCAGATCGAGAAGGTGTACGACGTTCGGACGGAGGTCAAGGTGCCCGCGGGCATGACCGAGGAGGACCTCGCCCGCCCCGTCATCCTCGTGGAGGAGTTCGAGACCGGAACACCGGAGTACGAGATTTACACCTTCAACCGGCAGGTCGTCACGGTCCCTTTGGAGGACGGTGACGAGAAGGAGACCGGCGTCTCCCGACTCGCCCGACAGGAGATCGAGCGCGAAATACAGTCCGTCTCGCGCGGGCACGTCGACGTCGACCTCCAAGGCCAGAACAAGGCCGTCGTCTACGTGGACGAAAACGACATCTCCTACGTCATCGGCAAGGGCGGCGGGCGCATCGACGACATCGAGAACCGCCTCGGCATCGACATCGACGTGCGGACCCACGACGAGAAACCGTCCTCGGTCGGGACGACGGCGGTGGCTCCAAAGGGGAACGTCGTTACCCCCGAAATCACGTCGCGTCACGTCATCATCCCGCTCGACGGCCACGCCGGGGAGACCGTCGAGGTGCAGGCCGACGGCGAGTACCTGTTCACCGCGACGGTCGGCCGCGGCGGCGATATTCAGGTTTCCCGCGGCAGCGCCATCGCGGAGGAACTGGAGTACGCCATCGACCGGGAACGCCAGATTACCGTCGTTTCGGCGTAA
- a CDS encoding DUF4242 domain-containing protein, which yields MPLYMDVHRGVEGTAEDVARAHEQDIETQEEHGVEYKTYWAGEDEGVVFCLFEAPNKEAGEKVHREAHGLVADEIFEVEEGE from the coding sequence ATGCCACTATACATGGACGTACACCGGGGGGTAGAAGGGACCGCCGAAGACGTGGCGAGGGCACACGAGCAGGACATCGAGACCCAGGAGGAACACGGGGTGGAGTACAAGACCTATTGGGCAGGCGAGGACGAGGGAGTGGTCTTCTGCCTCTTCGAGGCACCGAACAAAGAAGCAGGCGAGAAGGTTCACCGGGAGGCACACGGACTCGTCGCCGACGAAATCTTCGAAGTCGAAGAAGGCGAGTGA
- a CDS encoding helix-turn-helix domain-containing protein — protein sequence MSQTEREEIDDLPPSAKLVFKVLEYKGSLTQKQIVDESMLSARTVRYALERLEDIGVVDEDIYFADARQNLYEINVPTEAETDQSVDAQCAE from the coding sequence ATGAGCCAAACTGAACGGGAGGAAATCGACGACCTACCACCCAGTGCGAAATTAGTTTTCAAAGTTCTCGAATACAAGGGATCGCTGACGCAGAAACAGATCGTGGACGAATCGATGCTGTCAGCACGGACGGTCCGCTACGCGCTCGAACGACTCGAAGACATCGGCGTCGTGGACGAAGACATCTACTTCGCCGACGCGCGACAGAACCTCTACGAAATCAACGTCCCGACCGAGGCGGAGACGGACCAGTCCGTCGACGCCCAGTGTGCCGAATAA
- a CDS encoding ribosome biogenesis/translation initiation ATPase RLI, translating to MADDSIAVVDLERCSPDRCNYECKNFCPPNRTGKECITLRGEDTTEGQPDQVHISEEICLGETCGICVEKCPFDAIEIINLPSELQEDPVHRYGENAFSLYGLPVPQEGQVTGILGPNGSGKTTAVKILAGELAPNLGQFDDPPGWDTILERYRGTELQDYLGDVRDGDVTVARKPQYVDKIPDRFDGSTAELLTRTDERGVLDDLLSRLEIEHVMEQDIDSLSGGELQRVALTAALARDADFYFLDEITPYLDISQRVTVARLLQEMANEQGRSMLVVEHDLAILDLVADNLHVAYGEPGAYGVITTPKSVRNGINEYLKGYLNNENMRIRPNAIEFDAHAPRETVTADPLVEYPDLRKSYGEGEFSLDVEGGTIYENEVLGIVGPNGIGKSTFARLLAGRLEPDEGDVDFALDISYKPQYIEIDQPMRVDVFLSSLTDDMGTSYWDTEISQPLQLERIMEQDLTDLSGGERQRVAIAACLSKPADLYLLDEPSAYLDVEQRVRATRAIRRYAEIQDATVLVIDHDTYMIDLLSDRLMVFDGEPAEHGHAGRPKGMRDGMNDFLANLDITFRRDENVGRPRINKPGSQLDRQQKNEGEYYYS from the coding sequence ATGGCAGACGACAGTATCGCGGTCGTGGACCTTGAGCGGTGCTCACCCGACCGTTGCAACTACGAGTGTAAGAACTTCTGCCCGCCGAACCGGACGGGCAAGGAGTGCATCACGCTCCGCGGCGAGGACACGACCGAAGGACAGCCCGACCAGGTCCACATCAGCGAGGAGATCTGTCTCGGCGAGACGTGCGGTATCTGTGTCGAGAAGTGTCCGTTCGACGCCATCGAGATCATCAACCTACCGAGCGAACTGCAGGAGGACCCCGTCCACCGTTACGGGGAAAACGCCTTTTCGCTCTACGGACTGCCGGTTCCACAGGAAGGGCAGGTCACGGGTATTCTCGGTCCGAACGGGAGCGGGAAAACGACCGCGGTGAAGATTCTGGCGGGCGAACTCGCGCCGAACCTCGGCCAGTTCGACGACCCGCCGGGATGGGACACCATCCTCGAACGCTATCGCGGGACGGAACTACAGGACTACCTCGGCGATGTGCGAGACGGCGACGTGACCGTCGCCCGAAAACCGCAGTACGTGGACAAGATTCCGGACCGATTCGACGGGAGCACCGCCGAGTTGCTCACCCGAACCGACGAGCGCGGCGTGCTGGACGACCTCCTTTCCCGCCTCGAAATCGAGCACGTCATGGAACAGGACATCGACAGCCTGTCCGGCGGTGAACTCCAACGCGTCGCGCTGACGGCGGCACTCGCTCGGGACGCGGACTTCTACTTCCTCGACGAAATCACGCCGTATCTCGACATCAGCCAGCGCGTCACGGTCGCCCGCCTGCTACAGGAGATGGCAAACGAGCAGGGTCGCTCCATGCTCGTGGTCGAACACGACCTCGCCATCCTCGACTTGGTGGCCGACAACCTCCACGTCGCGTACGGCGAGCCCGGCGCGTACGGTGTCATCACGACGCCGAAATCGGTCCGCAACGGCATCAACGAGTACCTCAAGGGCTATCTCAACAACGAGAATATGCGGATCCGCCCGAACGCCATCGAGTTCGACGCACACGCCCCGCGCGAGACGGTCACGGCCGACCCGCTCGTGGAGTACCCGGACCTCAGAAAATCGTACGGCGAGGGCGAGTTCTCGCTCGACGTGGAGGGCGGGACGATCTACGAGAACGAAGTGTTGGGCATCGTCGGTCCGAACGGCATCGGGAAATCGACGTTCGCGCGACTGCTCGCAGGGCGACTCGAACCGGACGAGGGCGACGTTGACTTCGCGCTGGATATCTCGTACAAACCTCAGTACATCGAGATCGACCAACCGATGCGCGTGGACGTCTTCCTGTCGTCGCTGACCGACGACATGGGGACCTCCTACTGGGACACGGAAATCTCCCAACCGCTCCAACTCGAACGCATCATGGAGCAGGACCTGACCGACCTCTCCGGCGGCGAGCGCCAGCGAGTCGCCATCGCGGCCTGTCTGTCGAAACCCGCCGATCTCTACCTGCTGGACGAGCCATCGGCGTACCTCGACGTCGAACAGCGCGTCCGCGCGACGCGCGCCATCCGCCGCTACGCCGAGATTCAGGACGCCACCGTGTTGGTCATCGACCACGACACGTACATGATCGACCTGCTCTCGGACCGCCTGATGGTGTTCGACGGCGAACCCGCCGAGCACGGTCACGCCGGACGCCCGAAGGGAATGCGCGACGGCATGAACGACTTCCTCGCCAACCTCGACATCACGTTCCGCCGCGACGAGAACGTGGGTCGCCCGCGCATCAACAAACCCGGCAGCCAACTCGACCGCCAACAGAAGAACGAGGGCGAGTACTACTACAGCTAG
- a CDS encoding thioredoxin domain-containing protein produces the protein MGLSRRRLLQATGVTGVAALGGCLSLGQSGDSNGDYNVADAPIPDNPGKHTYAIAGTGNADTTVQYFSNWKCPYCAQFSTGFLHTVMSDYVEPGKIDLEFRSLAYYNGKPFLGADAPRASEAGLAVWNVDPQSFWKYYEQVFSNQPSEQKQWATTDKLLSFMKKAGVKHRDEIKSQIESKKYESELQKTDQAAQKAGVNSTPMLIIDGQTVAALKTDKVTKLLDSATN, from the coding sequence ATGGGTCTCTCACGGCGACGACTTCTCCAGGCGACCGGCGTGACCGGCGTAGCCGCCCTCGGCGGGTGTCTCAGTCTCGGTCAGAGCGGCGATTCGAACGGCGACTACAATGTCGCGGACGCCCCGATTCCCGATAATCCGGGCAAACACACGTACGCGATTGCGGGAACGGGCAACGCCGATACGACGGTGCAGTACTTCAGCAACTGGAAGTGTCCGTACTGCGCGCAGTTCAGCACGGGCTTTCTGCACACGGTGATGTCCGACTACGTCGAACCGGGGAAGATCGACCTCGAATTCCGGTCGCTCGCGTACTACAACGGCAAACCGTTCCTCGGGGCGGACGCACCACGCGCCTCCGAGGCGGGACTCGCGGTGTGGAACGTCGATCCGCAGTCGTTCTGGAAGTACTACGAGCAGGTGTTCTCCAACCAGCCTTCCGAACAGAAGCAGTGGGCGACGACGGACAAACTGCTCTCGTTCATGAAGAAAGCGGGCGTGAAACACCGGGACGAGATCAAGTCACAGATAGAGTCGAAAAAATACGAATCGGAGCTACAGAAGACCGATCAGGCGGCCCAGAAAGCGGGCGTCAACAGCACGCCGATGTTGATCATCGACGGTCAAACGGTCGCCGCTCTCAAGACGGACAAGGTAACCAAACTGTTGGATTCCGCGACGAACTGA
- a CDS encoding cytochrome P450, which translates to MTASKFTANRPAEFPLPPGPKSYPGIGNTLGFLRDPFAFYDGLAQYGDVVSYSVAGEDFCTVLHPDYVEQVLVTEESKFGKSEFIRDGGAKFVGNGLVVSEGEFWRRQRTMMQPAFYRERIDTYTEPMVDFPAETADSWDDGETIRLRETMAELTLRILSKALFDHDIRDERSPVRDAAIGITRAINEKSDAGSVGSLIPEWIPTATNRRYRRAIARFDDAIHTLIEERRDDPGDDFLSMLLHATDENGEKMSPKALRDEMATFLFAGHETTALALTYCWYLLSTNPDVRRKLHDELDSVLDGRRPTMADLENLEYTDKVVTEALRRYSPAYVIFRETTEDAVVGGYTIPEGTSLTLPQFVIHNDGRWYDDPDEFRPERWTAEMKADLPDYAYFPFGGGPRHCIGMRFANAELRLVLATIAQRVALDRRSENGLDVRMGTTLEPTEPIEMSVRTR; encoded by the coding sequence ATGACCGCGTCAAAATTCACGGCGAACCGACCGGCGGAGTTTCCGCTTCCGCCGGGACCGAAATCGTATCCCGGTATCGGAAACACGCTCGGATTTCTCCGCGACCCGTTCGCGTTCTACGACGGACTAGCCCAGTACGGCGACGTGGTGTCGTACTCGGTTGCGGGCGAGGATTTCTGCACCGTCCTCCACCCCGACTACGTCGAGCAGGTGCTCGTGACCGAGGAATCGAAGTTCGGCAAGAGCGAGTTCATTCGGGACGGCGGAGCGAAGTTCGTCGGAAACGGACTCGTCGTGAGCGAAGGCGAGTTCTGGCGACGCCAGCGGACGATGATGCAACCCGCGTTCTACCGCGAGCGAATCGACACCTACACCGAACCGATGGTCGATTTCCCCGCCGAAACGGCCGATTCGTGGGACGACGGCGAGACGATTCGACTCCGCGAGACGATGGCGGAGTTGACGCTTCGAATCCTCTCGAAAGCGCTGTTCGACCACGACATCCGTGACGAACGCTCCCCAGTTCGTGACGCCGCAATCGGTATCACTCGGGCCATCAACGAGAAGAGCGACGCAGGGTCGGTCGGTTCGCTGATTCCCGAGTGGATTCCGACCGCTACCAACCGTCGGTATCGACGCGCAATAGCGCGGTTCGACGACGCCATCCACACCCTCATCGAGGAACGGCGCGACGACCCGGGGGACGATTTCCTCTCGATGCTCCTCCACGCGACGGACGAGAACGGCGAGAAGATGTCGCCCAAAGCGCTCCGCGACGAGATGGCGACGTTCCTCTTCGCGGGCCACGAAACGACCGCGCTGGCGCTGACTTACTGTTGGTATCTGCTCTCGACGAACCCCGACGTTCGCCGAAAGCTCCACGACGAACTCGATTCCGTGTTGGACGGTCGGCGGCCGACGATGGCCGACCTCGAAAATCTCGAATACACCGACAAAGTCGTCACCGAAGCGCTCCGTCGGTACTCGCCCGCCTACGTCATCTTCCGCGAGACGACCGAGGACGCGGTGGTTGGTGGCTACACGATTCCCGAAGGGACTTCGTTGACGCTTCCGCAGTTCGTGATTCACAATGACGGTCGGTGGTACGACGACCCCGACGAGTTCAGACCCGAACGCTGGACGGCAGAAATGAAAGCCGACCTTCCAGACTACGCCTACTTCCCGTTCGGCGGCGGGCCGCGTCACTGCATCGGAATGCGGTTTGCGAACGCGGAACTCAGACTCGTGTTGGCGACGATAGCACAGCGAGTCGCGTTAGACCGACGCTCCGAAAACGGTCTCGACGTGCGGATGGGAACGACGCTCGAACCCACGGAACCGATAGAAATGTCGGTTCGAACCCGTTAG
- a CDS encoding helix-turn-helix domain-containing protein: MKYVRLTLRHPREMRNPMQSFIMDHESMERAELLNWNLSHSDRDYVLFRIVGELEAYDEAVANASLILDYELTPLDGTSFYAYIEHEKRDVDSDFRTAFAGTSILVIPPITYTSDGAMCMELVGRAGDMRTAMAEMDTDIDVSVEQVGEYDSPWMGLWARLTERQRSALETAVEVGYYDVPRESGVEAVGEKLDCAPSTASTHLRNAESRIMRELVQST, encoded by the coding sequence ATGAAATACGTTCGGCTCACGCTCCGCCATCCACGGGAGATGCGAAACCCAATGCAGTCGTTCATCATGGACCACGAGTCGATGGAGCGGGCGGAACTGCTGAACTGGAACCTATCGCACTCCGACCGGGATTACGTCCTCTTTCGAATCGTCGGCGAACTCGAAGCGTACGACGAGGCGGTCGCAAACGCGTCGCTGATTCTCGACTACGAGTTGACGCCGCTCGACGGAACCTCGTTTTACGCGTACATCGAACACGAAAAGCGCGACGTGGATAGCGACTTTCGAACCGCGTTCGCGGGGACGAGCATTCTCGTGATTCCCCCCATCACGTACACAAGCGACGGTGCGATGTGCATGGAACTCGTGGGGAGGGCTGGCGACATGCGAACCGCGATGGCGGAGATGGATACCGACATCGACGTCTCGGTCGAACAGGTCGGCGAGTACGACTCGCCGTGGATGGGACTGTGGGCAAGATTGACCGAGCGTCAGCGGTCGGCACTCGAAACGGCAGTCGAAGTCGGCTACTACGATGTCCCGCGTGAGTCCGGTGTCGAAGCGGTGGGTGAAAAACTCGACTGTGCGCCGAGTACGGCCTCGACACATCTGCGAAACGCGGAATCGAGAATAATGCGGGAACTCGTTCAGAGCACTTGA